The nucleotide window GCTTCTCCCTTCATCCCCTAGTTTAGGGGACGTAACAAAGTGACACGTAcgttttacagaaaaaaatcgGCCTTCTCTTCAGAGATTTGCAAATCTAACAGTAAATTTATTAAACTGGCTGGAAACttgatttgatcatttaaattaaTCAGTATCTTTATAGAATAAGACCCTACCACATCCTTCGCTATTATAGAAAGCTGGGGTTGGGAGAAACTAAATTCAACACATAAGGGGATAACGCAGTACTCTAACTGTCCTCTGAAGAAAAACCAAAAAGGATTCTCTGGAAATGTTATCAGTGCATATCAAATTTAGACCTCTGTAActtttcagctgtttgtttgtttgttagcaggattaagtAAAAGCTCCTGGACCGATTTTTTATACCAAACCTGGTGAAGGGGaagaaaacattattattatgttcaTTCAGGTTACATataaaaagggttagggttagggtgttagggggttagggttactaTCCACCTAGCCATCTACCcatctatcgatctatctatccatccatccatccatccatccatctatccatccatccatccatccatcattcccAGAGGGACTGTACTTGACTCTCCCGGCTTTTCCCGAGGGGGAGCGCTGGGTGGATGCCAGAAGGGGGCGTTTGCATCATGCAGCCGGAGGGGGCGGGACCAGAGgtgggtgtgtgtctctcagctGATGCGCGTACCCACCGACCGACTCCATCATCAGCATCCGACGGTGACAGCGGCCGAAGACACAGcatcccacccccccctcccacccccccaacccctcTGTGATATTGCCGAGCATTGCAGGGATAAATCAGACCGACCGCGACCGACGCTGGCGCCGTGAGACAGTGTTGTGTAGTGACGCTGCCATCTTTCCACCGCAGAGTCAGGAGCCTTTGATGATGGATCGCCCGGATGCTACAATCGGTAAATCAAAGGCACCGCATGATTCGCCGTCAATGTCAGCGACGCTCTGATccagatgtgtttgtttctcacgCAGCCAGGGCCCCGCGTTAttccctcctgtgtgtgtgtgtgtgtgtgtgtgtgtgtgtgtgtgtgtgtgtgtgtgtgcgtgtgtgtgtgtctgtctgtgtgtgtgtgtgctctcttgTCTCAGGCCTAGTATAGCGAGTAATTGTTTGGGAGCGCAGTGGATGGAGGGCTGGATGCGGATGCTGCTAAAGCCGCCCTTATACCGCCCAGggatgcagagagggagagagagagggagggagagagagggagggagagagagagggagagagagagagagagagagagagagagagagagagagagagagagagagagagagagagagagagagagagtcgtgagggaaggaaggaaaaggaggcagagcaggagaTAGATGGACACAGTGTAtttttactactactactattcaCCCAAGTGGAAGTAAAGCGCTAGTAAATGGGCTGCATGAGGAGGGGAGGTGCAATGGCATGACTGCgtatcaatctatctatctatctatctatctatctatctatctatctatctatctatctatctatctatctatctatctatctatctatctatctatatatctatctatctttctggTTGGTGTGTTACTGTAagattttaatgtgtttacattgCAATTGAGTGTATGATGGCTACATATGGCTTCATATCCCCCAAGATACATAGgcaatctgtgtgtgcatgtgtgtgtgtgtgtgtgtgtgtgtgtgtgtgtgtgtgtgtgtactctgaATTGCCACTTTATGAGGTACTAATAAAGTACTAAGGCATTAGGTAAGGTCTTTGCTCCTGGGTACAGGttgcagagaatgacaaacacttgataaacagcaaaacatttgacaaatctgcagtcgatcaattatgtgttatatgtcctcactgtgtttacacaatgcATATTGATGTATTGGACCTGTGTCATATTGTTactgaaaattatattgcaatatttatttttatgattttattgccCAGATCGATTGGTTATATATTCTATTTTGGATGGTTGATTCAATTTTATGGTCATTGTGGAAGCTGAGCTGCAGTTTTTGGTAATGTTGAATTGTAATGCATTACGTTATATGTGCATATTACATACGCTGTGTTGTGTTAGAGGTGTTTCTCTCAATGGTTTTGGACAGTTTTGCCTTTTCGACACAGGAGACTGTGATTGACTCacatgaaacaaagtgaaacagtTGCAGATGTCGAAGGTCCCAAGCAGTTCTCAGATGGAAGTGTAGTAGTTACGTAttaacattatatattattatatcatccTAAACCTGTAGCCCAGAACAATAATATAATGTAGTTCAACTACACAGCAAACTACATCCTCAGAATATACACTTTCAGTTCCAATTATGAGGTGCACCAAGctaaaaatgaaacacaacaccCCTCTATTAATTTTGTCCAGAGCTCTATCTCAGCTGTCAGTTAGCTTGCGATAATTTTATCATACATGTTATATATGTGTTAATGAATATGCTCCAGGAAACAAAATCCACTGAGGGTATAGTGAATAGTAAAGGTATTCCTGTGGATTTTGACTCTGGGCCCCTCTGTTAAAGAGGACttcttaatttgattaaaaaatgtgaaaaccgTTTGGCAGGtaccattttagtttttattgtgtttcataGATGAATAAAATCAGCATAAAGTCACGATAACTTTCAGCCTTTGCCGACTTGGTAATCCCAGCTTGATTAGAACACACCAGTTGCACAAACTACATGCTGCACAATGACCATTAAgctaaatcataaaaaaaaagaacattataaCCTTCAAGAGTGTAAGACTTGTTGCAGGGCTGTTGTATTAAATTGCATTTATTGCAGGTCTACCTGCAACTCAGAAGATGGACACATTCAGAGGAATATCTGTACACTGCAGCTTCATTCAATACATCAGCCCTGTGAtgcacatgtttttcttctgggtagttgaaaatgttgagatgatgatgttgtgttcatttttgaGAGACCATGACAAAGCTATATGGTAAATTAGGCCATAGTTTATGGTAGTTTTGTGTTGGATTGTAGTTGAATGcactttaatttaatgtaatgtcATATATGGTATTACATCTATTTTATGAAGCAATCCCATAACTTCAAAATATACCTTTCACTCAAATCTTATCACCTTAAACAACTCTAAAAACACACTTAACACTTGTCTTTTCATCGTGATGCATAATCAAATCACCTGGTTTGTGAATTCTCAAAAACAGCTTATAAAGCAGAAATTTAATGACATCATTACTGAAAACATCATATGTATTACTTCTGATTTGAGTCAGAGAcacaatattttttcattttatctgtgACTGACGTTTACACCCCACGAACCCTTCCAAAACCTCAAATAAGTCCATTTAGATTCCTGTTTCTAgagtttattagtttatttcacAAGAGCGTTGAGTGGTTCTGGGGCCTAATTGACTCCAAACATACAATGTTTAATGTCAGGTCACGTAACATGAGATATAACATAAGACTTCATACACAAGGTTGTCCAAACTTTATTGATCTGACCCTTTTCATTTGTATCATAGTGGGAGGACCACGCTGCCCCTGTATGTGGGCTGGAGACTATTCTGCATTAGCTATTATTGTATAACTTGGTATTATGCAATTACAATATTGTATAACTCCTTTCGTTTTTCTGTGTTCCTCTAGTGTGTGTGCCCCCACTACCTGCATTAGGTTGTGATGACCCACACTACTTCCAAATGTATCTGTGACCCTCCCCAATCCTGACTCCTAACCTCTAatccctgacctttgacccccactATGGGCAGTGTTGGCAGTGGGGTGGCAGGAGAGCAGGAGTTTGCCATGAAGTCTGTGGGCACGAGGACCACCCTGCCCCGtgcccctcctctctctcgccGTTGCCCTGCCGACCGCAGCTGTAGTGCAGAGCGGCTGCCTCGCCCCCCAGCGACTATATCAGACGGGACGGCCTCTAGTGATGAACGAGGGAGTGTTAGTATCGGGACTGGGACCTGTACCGGGACTGACCGGCCCACCGAAACAGCCTCGTCCACCAACACTGAATGTACCATGGCGGCCCCGTCCAACAACAACCAGTTGGAGTGTGGCAATGGAGCAGGCCGGAGGGAGTGGGAGAGGGAAAGACAAcgtgagagggggagagacagggaCCGGGACCGAGACTGGGACCGAGAGAGGTTAGAGAGGGAGCGCGAGCGCGAGAGAAACCGGGAGAGGGAGCGGGAACgagtggagagggagaggctggAACGGGAAAGGGAacgtgagagggagagagccagagagagggagagagagagaattgagAGGGAGAAGATAGAGAGGGAgcgggagcgagagagggaaagggagagggagagagagagggagagactggAGAacgagaggatggagagagacagagagagggaaatgcAGGCCGCAGGTCTGGATGTTTGTGGGAACATCGTGGGCCGGGGAGCCAACGAGAAGAGCAGCGTTGGCATGACCCAACACCAGCACAGAGAGATGGCAGCTGCCAGAGGCGACAGTGAGAACAACCCAGGCGGCCATAACCCTCCCAACCACAACCCGCCGAAGATCATGCCAGTGTCAGGAAAACTGGAGCAGGTACTTCAAGATGAAGGAGTGTGGTTCACAACATGTAACTTCCTAAAAAAGGCGGGTTTCAATTGAATCTAAGGGGTCACAAGAGGATTACTGGTCAAGGAAGTgattttcagtttagttttagCACCTCAGGTCTTAAAAACTTCACTCTAAAGTTGAATTCCTCATAGATGTACAACCTGTGACAAGAGGTCACAAGCAAAAACACTTGGAATCCGTATTTACATTTGGTATCTTTGAAAAGTAGGTTCAAGGTTTTTCAAGTCTAAATTCAGTGCTTATATGGATGTTGAGAGAGTTGTGaaatctcctcctctgcacaccTCTGGCTGTGAGGTGTTCCCTTTCTCTGCACAATTCAGATACAAATAAGGAGGGAAAAGTGTGTTGAAAAATGCGGTCAAATTTCATTCTAAGGTATTTTGAGGCTTCAGTAGCATGCTCAGACAAATCAAACAGGCGCCTCCTGATGTCATACATAAAAGACTATAACATGCACTATACACTTCATGCATTGTCAAGTTAAGAGACTGAATTATCCTAATTATGTTGGTATCCTCCAAAATTATAGTCTTTTGCATAAATCCCTTACTTGTCTCGAACAGTATTTCCTTGTTGAGCTGTGCTGGAGGGCCCGTGACAGAGAAATTGTGTAAAAAACTATAACTTTGGAAGATACTTACTTTATTTTGCTATCTAAGACTGCTGAAGTTACATATGAGCTTTGGCCGAACTTACAAACGTATTTTCAACCACTTACATTGAAGGATTCACCTCACGGCCACTATGGAGAGAAGGAATTAATATACCCACTCATAATAGATAATAGACAGAAGAGTATTgtattaaaaaagataaaaaataagtaaataaataaaaatcatcctCAAAATTTAACTCATGCATTTGAAACAGTTCGGGGaaagaaaatcataaaaagCATGTCCTATAATCTTCGTGTTACAATGCAGAATTTTATTACAGAAAGTTTTATTACACTATATTATCTCACACTGTCTTTCCTTCCTTCCGTCCTCTATCTGTTTGGCAGGCGATGCAGAACAACTCAGGCCTCGTCCGTCCCTCTGCCTTCAAGCCGGTGGTTCCCAAGAGCTTCCACTCCATGCAGAACCTGGTGGGCCAGGCAGGAGGGGCTGGGAGCGAGGGCAAGACTGAGGCGAGGAGTGAAGGGTtcagtgagagcagaggaggcaggagaggcAGGGACGGAGGAGGTGAATCAGGAGAGGTCCCAGAGGCCCTGCTCCTGGACCAGGACAGCCCAGTGAGGGTGAGCAGAAGTGAGGGTGGGGGGAATGGTAATGAAGTGGTGCAGGGAGGGATGTCTGATTCAGGTAGAAACTCCCTGACCAGCCTGCCCACCTACACGGGCTCGGGGTCTGGTTGTGGGCCCCCAGCAGTCCTGGGGCCTCTCAGTGCTTCCACCAGCCACATCAATAGGTTGGGCATGGCTGGGGCAGCTGCAGGCCTGGACAAGCTTGAAAAGCCTGGCTATCAGGTACGGCCATCATCCATACTGCCTTAGTGTAGACCTTAGTGCACGTTGCTGTACCCATCTGTAACGTGTCGGGATGTGGTTCCTTCCTCCAGAACGGACTCAGCGCCTCAGACAGCGGCCGGTCGTCCTCAGGAAAGAGCTCCTCGTCCTATCAGAGGCTGAGCCACCTGAGTGATGCGCCTGCACCTCTGCGCCCCTCCCCTTCCTCAGATGACATCATCCAGGACCTCGAGGACCGCCTGTGGGAGAAAGAGCAAGAGGTCAGAGGCCAATGAGAAGTGTTGATTTCCTGTACACTGTATCCTGGGACATATTTGTGGCTGCTTACCACAGAAGGCCAATTACCAACAGCCCCACATTTTGTCTTTCGACTTGATTCTGTTCTACCTTTcttatttaaatgtcttattttcttattttcaaacAGGTGCAGCACATGCGCAGAAACCTGGACCAAAGTGAGGCCGCCATCATTCAGGTGTTTGAGGAGAAGCAGCGTGTCTGGGAGCGACAGATGGATGAGCTGAGACAGAACTACGCTTCACGCCTGCAGCAGGTGACCTCACTGAGTACTTTAAATACGACAAAACATACTTAGATTTTAAGTCCAAATGCAACCCATGTGCAGAATCTGGTCAGAATTTAATATGATGATTGACAAGATTTTTTGGCAAACACTGACAACAGACAGAtatggaggaaaacaaacgtTGAAAATTTATGACAATTCTAATATTCCGCTTCTTAAAATCCAGttcaaaagtcaaacaaatCCGATTTTTTTGATTCTGCTGTGAGGGAGACATTCAAGCATTCAACAACCcgattaaaaatgttttatttaatatcaaGATTAGATTCCAGAATCATCTGAAGTGCATTTAAACCAAACTTGCAGATATTCATTACCTTTTAATACTTCGGCTTTAGAATCGCATGTCATAGCTGTACATAACTTCCACATACAGATGGATATTATGTGTCTTTTTGCAGGTGACGCGACGGGCTCAGCGCTCCCAGACTGCCCTGCAGGCCCAGATAAGCCGTCTGTCCCAGGACAAGAGGAGGCTCCAGGAGGAGATGGCGGCTCTGTTGGCCCAGAGAGAGGACCTGGAGAGGAAGTGTCTGGATTACAGGAAGGAGCAGGCTGACATCTTGCCTCGTCTGGAGGAGACTAAGTGGGAGGTGAGACGAGTGACTGGTTCTGTAAAAAAGTTATCCGGGTTACTTCCCAGTTGACCGGGCAGATGAGCGCTTAgtatcagagtgtgtgtgaacctaAGTATGTGTGTACAGGCAACCCACAAGATAGGGTGTATATTTACCacatagtaaaataaaataaccattGACCCATTCACTCATTCCTCAGGTGTGTCAGAAGGCCGGAGAGATCTCCCtgctcaaacagcagctgagggaGAGTCAGGCTGAAGTGACTCAGCGAGCTGGAGAGATGGTGGCCCTGAGGGGGCAGCTGAAGGAGCTCAATGCCCAGCTGAGGGAGCGGGAGGAGGCCATGCTGGGCCTGAAGGACTCCTACAGCACCAAGAGTATGGAGCTGGAGAAGTGTGAGGTAGAGCTGAGGAGGACACTGTCAGAGGTAGGTGCAATTAGTACTCACAGCACTGGGAGTTTAACacttacacagaaacaaagacagatgaaTAACTTACAGGAGTTAATAATCCACCAAAACAGCCCCAACACAATTAACACCACTTAGTATTATTCCAGCTCTCCATGTTACTGAAAGATTTAATATATAACCAATATGTTT belongs to Hippoglossus stenolepis isolate QCI-W04-F060 chromosome 9, HSTE1.2, whole genome shotgun sequence and includes:
- the lzts3b gene encoding uncharacterized protein lzts3b isoform X1, translating into MGSVGSGVAGEQEFAMKSVGTRTTLPRAPPLSRRCPADRSCSAERLPRPPATISDGTASSDERGSVSIGTGTCTGTDRPTETASSTNTECTMAAPSNNNQLECGNGAGRREWERERQRERGRDRDRDRDWDRERLERERERERNRERERERVERERLERERERERERARERERERIEREKIERERERERERERERERERLENERMERDREREMQAAGLDVCGNIVGRGANEKSSVGMTQHQHREMAAARGDSENNPGGHNPPNHNPPKIMPVSGKLEQAMQNNSGLVRPSAFKPVVPKSFHSMQNLVGQAGGAGSEGKTEARSEGFSESRGGRRGRDGGGESGEVPEALLLDQDSPVRVSRSEGGGNGNEVVQGGMSDSGRNSLTSLPTYTGSGSGCGPPAVLGPLSASTSHINRLGMAGAAAGLDKLEKPGYQNGLSASDSGRSSSGKSSSSYQRLSHLSDAPAPLRPSPSSDDIIQDLEDRLWEKEQEVQHMRRNLDQSEAAIIQVFEEKQRVWERQMDELRQNYASRLQQVTRRAQRSQTALQAQISRLSQDKRRLQEEMAALLAQREDLERKCLDYRKEQADILPRLEETKWEVCQKAGEISLLKQQLRESQAEVTQRAGEMVALRGQLKELNAQLREREEAMLGLKDSYSTKSMELEKCEVELRRTLSEVSILREKLGVFEAEVLSLKRALSEVSRGAEVVISPNLAAAGLLPPWGIVHCPRNPTESSTNSLTTSETLLSLQSDEAKAQRQEAQRQERQQREEAQWREVQQRQDAHMQQDMQMRQDAQGRPEAQLRQEAQLRQDVHLRHEAQIRQEAQLRQDVQLRQEAQLRQDAQLRQEVQLRQEAQLRHEAQMRQEAQLRHEAQLCQEVQLRQDAHQPQRGQEGHWDEAGELRRQLEQLQAALRLERQQRERQALNFDQERHTWQDEKERVLKYQAQLQLSYVETLQKNQALEKRMSLLGAKPSTTSTTTTITTTTTTSPTSSNSPPPPQGLSPLSPPPIPSISGPIALTLSPPCEDQKGPPSLHQLAPPWAGASRLERIESTEI
- the lzts3b gene encoding trichohyalin isoform X3, which gives rise to MGSVGSGVAGEQEFAMKSVGTRTTLPRAPPLSRRCPADRSCSAERLPRPPATISDGTASSDERGSVSIGTGTCTGTDRPTETASSTNTECTMAAPSNNNQLECGNGAGRREWERERQRERGRDRDRDRDWDRERLERERERERNRERERERVERERLERERERERERARERERERIEREKIERERERERERERERERERLENERMERDREREMQAAGLDVCGNIVGRGANEKSSVGMTQHQHREMAAARGDSENNPGGHNPPNHNPPKIMPVSGKLEQAMQNNSGLVRPSAFKPVVPKSFHSMQNLVGQAGGAGSEGKTEARSEGFSESRGGRRGRDGGGESGEVPEALLLDQDSPVRNGLSASDSGRSSSGKSSSSYQRLSHLSDAPAPLRPSPSSDDIIQDLEDRLWEKEQEVQHMRRNLDQSEAAIIQVFEEKQRVWERQMDELRQNYASRLQQVTRRAQRSQTALQAQISRLSQDKRRLQEEMAALLAQREDLERKCLDYRKEQADILPRLEETKWEVCQKAGEISLLKQQLRESQAEVTQRAGEMVALRGQLKELNAQLREREEAMLGLKDSYSTKSMELEKCEVELRRTLSEVSILREKLGVFEAEVLSLKRALSEVSRGAEVVISPNLAAAGLLPPWGIVHCPRNPTESSTNSLTTSETLLSLQSDEAKAQRQEAQRQERQQREEAQWREVQQRQDAHMQQDMQMRQDAQGRPEAQLRQEAQLRQDVHLRHEAQIRQEAQLRQDVQLRQEAQLRQDAQLRQEVQLRQEAQLRHEAQMRQEAQLRHEAQLCQEVQLRQDAHQPQRGQEGHWDEAGELRRQLEQLQAALRLERQQRERQALNFDQERHTWQDEKERVLKYQAQLQLSYVETLQKNQALEKRMSLLGAKPSTTSTTTTITTTTTTSPTSSNSPPPPQGLSPLSPPPIPSISGPIALTLSPPCEDQKGPPSLHQLAPPWAGASRLERIESTEI
- the lzts3b gene encoding leucine zipper putative tumor suppressor 3 isoform X2, whose translation is MKSVGTRTTLPRAPPLSRRCPADRSCSAERLPRPPATISDGTASSDERGSVSIGTGTCTGTDRPTETASSTNTECTMAAPSNNNQLECGNGAGRREWERERQRERGRDRDRDRDWDRERLERERERERNRERERERVERERLERERERERERARERERERIEREKIERERERERERERERERERLENERMERDREREMQAAGLDVCGNIVGRGANEKSSVGMTQHQHREMAAARGDSENNPGGHNPPNHNPPKIMPVSGKLEQAMQNNSGLVRPSAFKPVVPKSFHSMQNLVGQAGGAGSEGKTEARSEGFSESRGGRRGRDGGGESGEVPEALLLDQDSPVRVSRSEGGGNGNEVVQGGMSDSGRNSLTSLPTYTGSGSGCGPPAVLGPLSASTSHINRLGMAGAAAGLDKLEKPGYQNGLSASDSGRSSSGKSSSSYQRLSHLSDAPAPLRPSPSSDDIIQDLEDRLWEKEQEVQHMRRNLDQSEAAIIQVFEEKQRVWERQMDELRQNYASRLQQVTRRAQRSQTALQAQISRLSQDKRRLQEEMAALLAQREDLERKCLDYRKEQADILPRLEETKWEVCQKAGEISLLKQQLRESQAEVTQRAGEMVALRGQLKELNAQLREREEAMLGLKDSYSTKSMELEKCEVELRRTLSEVSILREKLGVFEAEVLSLKRALSEVSRGAEVVISPNLAAAGLLPPWGIVHCPRNPTESSTNSLTTSETLLSLQSDEAKAQRQEAQRQERQQREEAQWREVQQRQDAHMQQDMQMRQDAQGRPEAQLRQEAQLRQDVHLRHEAQIRQEAQLRQDVQLRQEAQLRQDAQLRQEVQLRQEAQLRHEAQMRQEAQLRHEAQLCQEVQLRQDAHQPQRGQEGHWDEAGELRRQLEQLQAALRLERQQRERQALNFDQERHTWQDEKERVLKYQAQLQLSYVETLQKNQALEKRMSLLGAKPSTTSTTTTITTTTTTSPTSSNSPPPPQGLSPLSPPPIPSISGPIALTLSPPCEDQKGPPSLHQLAPPWAGASRLERIESTEI